A single genomic interval of Spirosoma linguale DSM 74 harbors:
- a CDS encoding hypothetical protein (KEGG: bpm:BURPS1710b_1566 hypothetical protein), translated as MSNKFNANALSEYSKSYARRIASDFYQQHSTMNGPQILSLTPISQINLFVISSLSDKWQADAAKFRSPYFDFTNEEVQEALSNFMNVVSQYISVRREHLEPLLADATRRTIIMIFDPRAYFDDMLRSQPEFTLTADALKQIIRYTKINQFIPAHILQRMNGKPFVYANQALTYLDEVLTQRGHELEKYDKFVELFSEKLPMDVSSLLRSHVPDTIPAAPLRSFFDTATDTSVPPAPLVAQEPAMAGEPASTGAELKPAIPSQPFPEPVTVKSEESSSQGAMFLGDNAGPEPVAPSTQPSQVSSGNQESQRLVVDTARPVSSPEAPTTLNDTLRETAPSEPTTVAETFHRAPIESIARSISLNQKFRFINQLFNGNASAYNQAVEEIDTLNNYGQALDLISYRYASQYLWDMSSDEVSELVEILKRRFA; from the coding sequence ATGTCGAACAAGTTTAACGCCAACGCCCTCTCTGAATACAGTAAGTCGTATGCTCGTCGGATAGCTTCTGACTTCTACCAGCAACATTCGACGATGAATGGCCCGCAGATTCTATCGCTGACACCCATCAGCCAGATCAATCTGTTTGTTATTAGTAGCTTATCCGATAAGTGGCAGGCCGATGCGGCCAAGTTTCGCAGTCCCTATTTCGACTTTACGAATGAAGAGGTTCAGGAAGCCTTAAGCAACTTCATGAACGTGGTTTCGCAGTATATTTCCGTTCGTCGTGAGCATCTGGAACCGTTGCTGGCCGACGCTACCCGCCGGACCATCATCATGATTTTTGACCCTCGTGCCTATTTTGATGACATGCTCCGTAGCCAGCCGGAGTTTACACTAACGGCCGATGCCCTGAAGCAAATTATTCGGTATACAAAAATTAACCAGTTCATCCCGGCTCATATTCTGCAACGTATGAACGGGAAACCGTTTGTCTACGCTAATCAGGCATTGACGTATCTGGATGAAGTGCTGACACAGCGAGGACACGAACTGGAGAAGTACGACAAGTTTGTCGAACTCTTTTCGGAAAAATTGCCGATGGATGTGTCGTCACTGCTGCGGAGCCATGTTCCGGATACCATTCCAGCCGCTCCATTACGGTCTTTTTTTGATACTGCTACCGATACCTCAGTACCGCCAGCCCCGTTAGTGGCTCAGGAACCAGCAATGGCAGGAGAACCTGCATCGACAGGTGCTGAGCTTAAACCGGCTATTCCATCACAGCCCTTTCCGGAGCCTGTTACCGTCAAATCCGAGGAGTCCAGTTCTCAGGGGGCTATGTTTTTAGGTGACAATGCCGGTCCGGAACCAGTAGCGCCCAGCACACAACCGTCGCAGGTGTCGTCGGGTAATCAGGAATCACAACGTCTTGTTGTCGATACTGCCCGGCCCGTGAGCTCGCCAGAAGCACCAACCACGCTGAACGACACCCTGCGCGAAACCGCCCCTTCTGAGCCTACAACGGTAGCCGAAACGTTTCACCGGGCACCCATCGAGAGTATTGCGCGGAGCATCTCTCTAAATCAGAAATTTCGGTTTATCAATCAACTCTTTAATGGGAATGCCAGTGCCTACAACCAGGCCGTAGAAGAGATCGATACGCTCAACAACTACGGTCAGGCGCTCGATCTGATTTCATACCGCTACGCGTCGCAGTATCTATGGGATATGAGCAGCGATGAGGTGAGTGAACTGGTGGAAATTCTGAAGCGTCGGTTTGCGTAA
- a CDS encoding two component regulator propeller domain protein (KEGG: mxa:MXAN_6150 sensor histidine kinase), which yields MNDVVHIAPVKTRFRKLIDGSSFISHLSIFVRLLVTTCPAFAQIGSWQTHVSYQSGRSVAVIGTTVYAATQNGFFYYNKTTGETTTLGKQDGLSDVGISRLLYLPDQKRLLIAYQNGNIDFLNLTGTNEPGTVDNVNTIVTASALPAARGINHINRIGSSAYLSTDFGLVVLDLQKNEIRDTYFSQRADGTPLPIFQTAVTNDSLYALTAPLRATDIGRRLRAVRFAANVNIADPANWRPVTEPGLQIESIVSNQGRLSATVNAQGVYERQAGGWVLVQALTNPLIRQFPTGNGLILATNQAVTLSGSGSFTGSLLNNPREALADGNTVWVADASSGLLAGNAGTFQRIAPEGPTRDLFPQLYAYTQTLVALPAGPLDATPLAGNQPPVDVLSVPTERWASNPVSSLTRGFNAAAYVAVEQKLYLGSFGGGLWSRADGQATTVVTPTAVALPATISPFITSLATDIDGNLWLTTGRTTSTQATLHVRRSSGQFQSFPVVNQTNIVQIVPDDNGFLWLRPDLGGGLQVFDPQTNRIRFLGTGTGQGGLLTNTVRALVKDRTGAIWVGTDLGPTVFDNPAGAFDAAIDAQPPVINRRRLLANELITAIAVDGGNRKWLGTRSGLYQVAPDGSQLLNTFTAANSPLPNNTVQALAIEPVGGKVFIETGTADQPNGLVSYQGTATEPASVLSKLTIFPNPVRPDFTGTVGINGLTDNVTVKILDAGGQLVYETRSLGGTATWGLRDYRGRMAQTGIYLVVVVTADGSEGLAGKLAIVR from the coding sequence ATGAATGATGTAGTTCATATTGCTCCAGTAAAAACCAGATTCAGAAAGCTGATTGACGGCTCATCATTCATCTCTCATCTTTCAATTTTTGTCCGTCTACTCGTAACGACTTGTCCGGCGTTTGCCCAGATCGGTAGCTGGCAAACACATGTTAGCTATCAGTCAGGACGCTCGGTGGCGGTGATTGGTACAACCGTGTACGCTGCCACCCAAAACGGTTTTTTCTACTATAATAAAACTACCGGCGAAACAACCACCCTCGGTAAACAGGATGGTTTGAGCGATGTGGGTATTAGCCGCCTGCTGTATCTACCCGATCAGAAACGGCTACTCATCGCTTACCAGAACGGTAATATCGACTTTCTGAACCTGACCGGCACCAACGAGCCCGGAACCGTCGATAATGTAAACACCATTGTCACTGCATCGGCGCTCCCTGCCGCCAGAGGCATTAACCACATTAATCGAATTGGCTCGTCCGCCTATCTAAGTACCGATTTCGGCCTTGTCGTACTGGATTTACAGAAGAATGAAATCCGGGATACCTATTTCAGTCAGCGAGCGGATGGCACCCCGCTGCCTATCTTTCAAACAGCCGTCACAAATGATAGCCTTTATGCCTTAACTGCACCACTACGGGCTACCGATATCGGACGTCGGCTTCGGGCGGTGCGTTTCGCGGCCAACGTAAATATTGCAGACCCCGCCAACTGGAGGCCGGTTACCGAACCGGGTCTGCAAATCGAGTCCATTGTGAGTAATCAGGGACGATTGTCGGCTACTGTCAACGCACAGGGTGTGTATGAACGCCAGGCGGGTGGATGGGTGCTGGTACAGGCACTCACGAACCCACTGATCCGGCAATTTCCGACCGGAAACGGACTGATTTTGGCGACTAATCAGGCGGTAACTCTTTCGGGCTCTGGTTCATTTACCGGCTCTTTACTAAATAATCCAAGGGAAGCACTGGCCGACGGCAACACGGTATGGGTTGCCGATGCGTCAAGCGGGCTGCTGGCGGGCAATGCCGGTACGTTTCAGCGAATTGCTCCGGAAGGCCCAACCCGCGATTTGTTTCCTCAACTGTATGCCTACACCCAAACGCTGGTTGCCTTACCTGCCGGTCCCTTAGACGCTACCCCGCTGGCGGGCAATCAGCCGCCTGTTGATGTACTATCGGTGCCAACTGAACGATGGGCCAGCAATCCGGTCTCCAGCCTGACACGCGGGTTCAACGCAGCCGCCTACGTAGCGGTCGAGCAAAAACTTTATCTGGGCAGTTTTGGCGGGGGGCTCTGGAGCCGGGCCGACGGGCAGGCCACAACGGTAGTTACTCCTACGGCGGTTGCCCTCCCTGCTACGATCAGTCCTTTTATCACCAGCCTGGCCACAGATATAGACGGAAACCTATGGCTGACAACCGGGCGAACAACGTCTACCCAAGCCACGCTGCACGTTCGTCGATCCAGCGGCCAGTTTCAATCATTTCCAGTCGTCAATCAGACAAACATCGTCCAGATTGTACCCGACGACAATGGTTTCCTGTGGCTTCGCCCTGATTTGGGTGGCGGCTTGCAGGTCTTCGACCCCCAAACGAACCGCATCCGGTTTCTAGGTACCGGCACCGGGCAGGGCGGCTTATTGACAAATACTGTTCGGGCACTGGTAAAAGACCGGACGGGCGCGATCTGGGTAGGGACCGATCTGGGGCCAACGGTTTTTGATAATCCTGCCGGTGCGTTCGATGCAGCCATTGACGCCCAGCCGCCTGTAATTAACCGGCGTCGGTTGCTGGCCAATGAACTGATCACGGCCATTGCTGTCGATGGCGGCAACCGAAAGTGGCTGGGTACCCGAAGCGGTCTATACCAGGTTGCACCCGATGGCTCACAACTGCTCAACACATTCACCGCAGCCAACAGTCCCTTACCGAACAATACGGTTCAGGCGCTGGCTATCGAGCCTGTCGGCGGCAAGGTATTTATCGAAACCGGAACGGCAGACCAGCCCAACGGCCTGGTTTCTTACCAGGGCACCGCTACTGAACCCGCTTCGGTGCTCAGTAAGCTGACGATCTTTCCCAACCCCGTCCGCCCGGACTTTACGGGTACCGTTGGCATCAATGGCTTAACGGACAATGTTACAGTCAAAATTCTTGACGCTGGCGGTCAACTTGTCTACGAAACCCGGTCGCTGGGGGGGACCGCTACTTGGGGACTTCGCGATTACCGGGGCCGCATGGCTCAAACGGGCATTTACCTGGTCGTGGTTGTTACCGCCGACGGCTCCGAAGGACTGGCCGGTAAACTGGCTATAGTGCGCTGA
- a CDS encoding protein of unknown function DUF140 (PFAM: protein of unknown function DUF140~KEGG: rbo:A1I_00850 ABC transporter permease protein) gives MSRIGSYFLFLGTLFRNREKLSVYLGLIINECTSIGVGSIFIVALVNIFIGAVTCVQTAYNLTNPFVPKYIIALIVRDSSILELAPTLSCIVLAGKVGSNIASELGTMRITEQVDALEVMGINSSSYLILPKVIASVLMFPLLVIMAAFLAILGGYIAGTLAGVISAEEYVTGLRFDYKPFGVAFALIKTVVFAFLISTISAFQGYNVSGGALEVGAASTSAVTNSCIAIVAADFVLTQLLLT, from the coding sequence ATGTCAAGAATAGGCAGTTACTTTCTCTTTTTAGGCACCCTTTTCCGTAATCGGGAAAAACTTAGTGTGTACCTTGGCCTGATCATAAATGAATGCACGTCCATTGGCGTTGGGTCAATTTTTATTGTAGCCCTGGTGAACATCTTTATTGGTGCCGTTACCTGCGTTCAAACGGCTTATAACCTCACCAACCCGTTCGTTCCCAAGTACATTATTGCCCTTATTGTACGCGACAGTTCCATTCTGGAGCTGGCTCCAACGCTGTCATGCATTGTACTGGCCGGTAAGGTTGGCTCCAACATAGCCAGTGAACTGGGCACGATGCGCATTACCGAACAGGTCGATGCGCTGGAAGTCATGGGCATCAATTCGAGTTCGTACCTGATTCTCCCAAAGGTCATTGCCTCGGTGCTGATGTTTCCGCTTTTGGTTATCATGGCGGCTTTCCTGGCCATTCTGGGCGGTTATATCGCCGGAACGCTGGCGGGTGTTATTTCGGCAGAAGAATACGTAACCGGCCTCCGTTTCGATTACAAGCCCTTCGGCGTTGCCTTTGCACTCATTAAAACCGTGGTGTTTGCGTTCCTGATTTCGACAATCTCGGCCTTCCAGGGCTATAACGTTAGCGGGGGCGCGCTGGAAGTAGGTGCAGCTTCAACATCGGCCGTTACCAACAGCTGTATTGCCATTGTGGCCGCCGACTTCGTTCTGACCCAGTTGTTACTTACATAA
- a CDS encoding ABC transporter related protein (PFAM: ABC transporter related~SMART: AAA ATPase~KEGG: pla:Plav_3484 ABC transporter related) — translation MIDIKNITKSFGGRQVLAGIDGSFKPGDTSLIIGGSGTGKSVLLKCMIGLIAPDTGEVLYDGRNFLTSDLNEQKAIRREMGVLFQGSALFDSKTVLENVRFPLDMLTEQPESEKVDRAQECLRRVGLENAGDRMPSEISGGMKKRVGIARAIVLNPKYLFCDEPNSGLDPLTSIKIDQLISEITDEYQITTVVITHDMNSMMEIGEKIMFLYEGKKLWQGNSSTLTQSGVPELNEFINANKLIREMEK, via the coding sequence ATGATCGACATCAAAAACATAACGAAATCATTCGGTGGCCGCCAGGTGCTGGCCGGTATTGATGGGAGTTTTAAACCCGGTGATACCAGTCTGATCATTGGCGGTAGTGGTACTGGTAAAAGCGTATTACTCAAATGCATGATTGGCCTGATTGCGCCCGACACTGGCGAAGTGCTATATGACGGGCGTAATTTTCTGACCAGCGACTTGAATGAGCAAAAGGCAATCCGGCGCGAAATGGGGGTTTTGTTTCAGGGGTCGGCGTTGTTCGATTCTAAAACGGTGCTGGAAAATGTCCGGTTTCCGCTCGATATGCTCACCGAACAACCGGAAAGTGAAAAGGTCGACCGGGCTCAGGAATGTCTGCGACGCGTAGGGCTGGAAAACGCGGGCGACCGGATGCCGTCTGAAATAAGCGGAGGAATGAAAAAACGGGTGGGCATCGCCCGCGCTATTGTTCTGAATCCCAAGTATCTGTTTTGCGATGAGCCCAACTCGGGTCTCGACCCCCTTACGTCAATCAAGATTGATCAGCTCATTTCGGAGATTACCGACGAGTATCAGATAACGACCGTTGTTATTACACACGACATGAACTCCATGATGGAGATTGGCGAGAAAATTATGTTCCTCTACGAAGGCAAAAAGCTTTGGCAGGGCAATAGCAGCACTCTCACCCAATCTGGCGTACCGGAACTGAACGAGTTCATCAACGCCAATAAGTTGATCCGGGAAATGGAAAAGTAA
- a CDS encoding TonB-dependent receptor (PFAM: TonB-dependent receptor; TonB-dependent receptor plug~KEGG: ccs:CCNA_00858 TonB-dependent receptor): MKNLFLIAFWLMPLLAFAQLNPGRISGTLTDSTTAGAVPFATVALQIPDGTLIKGVTTDEKGSFSIEQIAVGTYKLVISFVGYRTRTIDKIAITAEKPAIALPPISLASDSRSLKQVDVVGQKALVEDKGDRLVYNAERDASNTGGTAADVLRKVPMLTVDLDGNLKMRGSGNIKVLVNGKPSSIMARNLADALKQMPANSIKSVEVITSPGAKYDAEGSAGVINIITKKAVQGTNGTVNATAGNLNRSLGGNLNIKGKKLGFAVSLNGYQYRNIGENTSTRTSLSAGVPTSVLRQSTYRDNTGTGGYGEMSLDYDPDTTNRINFSANAWGGNFPMNSTLNSRLTDAQGGLLQAYHRDIQFRNPYGNTEFNLGWTKSFRKPGQEFSLLTQYARMPDNYYYTIRQNNIESKVPTYLERSTNLSRNNEYTFQADYTHPFTARTKRDTLSFKLEAGAKAIQRSIGSEFVVEQATTGLDADYMIDPSRSNDFMYDQGVVSGYTSLKVDSKRKWNLTAGARLEHTTISGDFISTKTAFNSQYQNLIPSFTLAKTLRDKHTFKVSYTQRISRPLIWYLNPFRNSSDPNNIQTGNPFLNPELTHATELSYSTFGKEGSSFNAALFWRQTNNAIEWLSTVNVQGVALTTPQNIGRNASYGANMNLTLQPTKQLNATISTDLTYVDLTSLALNQRTNGWVWSVSPNVSYKLPKDLTIQANGYVGSGWISLQSRNSGWYYYGLSAKKELMDKKITLTLNVNNPFNRSVRIIGDQFAPSFTAQNTSMFVNRSVRLTLSYKFGQMSSGGKQSKKIRNDDSKGGGQ; the protein is encoded by the coding sequence ATGAAAAACCTTTTCCTGATTGCCTTCTGGTTGATGCCCCTGCTGGCGTTTGCTCAACTAAACCCGGGCCGTATCAGCGGTACACTTACCGATTCGACCACCGCTGGTGCTGTTCCGTTTGCCACAGTAGCTCTCCAAATCCCGGATGGTACCCTTATAAAAGGGGTAACAACGGATGAAAAAGGAAGCTTTTCTATCGAACAAATAGCTGTTGGGACGTACAAACTCGTTATTTCTTTTGTCGGCTATCGTACCCGAACGATTGATAAAATCGCGATCACGGCCGAAAAGCCTGCTATTGCCTTGCCCCCTATTAGTCTGGCTTCGGATAGCCGCAGTTTGAAGCAGGTCGATGTGGTTGGGCAAAAGGCGCTGGTGGAAGATAAAGGCGACCGGCTGGTGTACAACGCCGAGAGAGACGCGTCCAATACGGGTGGAACGGCTGCCGATGTACTGCGGAAAGTGCCTATGCTGACGGTGGATCTGGACGGTAATCTAAAGATGCGCGGGAGTGGTAACATTAAAGTGCTGGTCAACGGAAAGCCGTCGAGTATTATGGCCCGCAATCTGGCTGATGCGCTGAAACAGATGCCCGCCAATAGTATTAAGTCGGTAGAAGTGATTACCAGTCCCGGCGCCAAATACGATGCGGAAGGCTCGGCGGGGGTTATCAACATTATTACGAAAAAAGCGGTACAGGGAACGAACGGAACGGTCAATGCCACGGCGGGTAATCTGAACCGTTCGCTGGGTGGTAATCTGAACATCAAAGGCAAAAAGCTGGGGTTTGCCGTTTCACTCAACGGGTATCAATACCGCAACATTGGTGAGAATACCAGTACCCGCACGTCGCTTTCGGCCGGTGTACCCACCAGTGTTCTTCGGCAGAGTACGTATCGTGATAATACCGGTACTGGCGGTTATGGCGAAATGAGTCTCGATTATGACCCCGATACAACGAACCGGATTAATTTTTCGGCCAATGCCTGGGGCGGTAATTTCCCCATGAACAGTACCCTTAACAGCCGCCTGACCGATGCACAGGGCGGGCTGTTGCAGGCGTACCACCGCGATATTCAATTCCGGAATCCGTATGGCAATACCGAATTCAATCTTGGCTGGACTAAGTCATTCCGAAAACCGGGGCAGGAGTTCTCCCTGCTGACCCAATACGCCCGGATGCCGGACAATTATTATTACACCATTCGGCAAAACAACATTGAATCGAAAGTGCCCACGTACCTTGAACGAAGCACGAATCTGAGCCGTAACAACGAATACACATTTCAGGCCGATTACACGCATCCGTTTACGGCACGTACCAAACGGGATACGCTCAGCTTCAAGTTAGAAGCGGGAGCTAAAGCCATTCAGCGCAGTATCGGCAGTGAGTTTGTCGTTGAACAGGCAACTACCGGTCTGGATGCTGACTATATGATCGATCCGAGTCGCTCCAACGATTTTATGTACGATCAGGGGGTAGTATCCGGGTACACCTCGCTGAAAGTCGATTCGAAGCGTAAATGGAATCTAACGGCTGGGGCCCGGCTTGAGCATACGACCATATCGGGGGATTTTATCTCGACGAAGACCGCGTTCAACAGCCAGTATCAGAATCTGATTCCGAGTTTTACGCTGGCAAAAACCCTTCGGGACAAGCACACGTTTAAAGTAAGCTACACGCAGCGGATTTCCCGACCGCTGATCTGGTACCTGAATCCGTTCCGTAACTCCAGTGACCCTAATAACATTCAGACCGGCAACCCGTTCCTAAACCCTGAACTGACTCATGCTACCGAGTTGTCGTACAGCACCTTCGGGAAGGAAGGCTCGTCGTTCAATGCGGCCCTGTTCTGGCGGCAAACCAACAATGCCATCGAGTGGCTTTCGACGGTCAATGTACAGGGTGTTGCGCTGACGACACCTCAAAATATTGGCCGCAATGCTAGCTACGGAGCCAATATGAACCTAACGCTTCAGCCTACTAAACAGCTTAATGCTACGATTAGCACCGATCTCACCTATGTAGACCTGACCAGCCTGGCTCTCAACCAGCGAACAAACGGCTGGGTCTGGAGCGTAAGTCCTAATGTGTCGTACAAACTACCGAAAGACCTTACGATTCAGGCAAACGGCTACGTTGGGTCTGGTTGGATATCGCTGCAAAGTCGGAATTCGGGCTGGTATTATTACGGCCTGTCGGCCAAGAAGGAGTTGATGGACAAGAAAATCACTCTTACCCTGAATGTCAATAACCCGTTCAACCGGAGCGTTCGGATAATCGGCGATCAGTTTGCGCCCAGTTTCACGGCTCAGAACACGTCTATGTTCGTCAATCGCTCGGTGCGGCTAACGCTGAGCTACAAGTTTGGGCAAATGAGCTCGGGTGGTAAGCAGAGCAAAAAGATCCGCAACGACGACAGTAAAGGCGGGGGGCAATAA
- a CDS encoding short-chain dehydrogenase/reductase SDR (PFAM: short-chain dehydrogenase/reductase SDR~KEGG: pen:PSEEN1301 short chain dehydrogenase/reductase family oxidoreductase) yields MNPLVVVTGGSKGIGRAIANRFITEGFDAVVCARSVENVEGPGLLPFAADLSTREGVNSLLQYIHSLQRPVDVLVNNTGVFQPGQIHNEAEGTFEQLMSTNVASAYHLTRGLVGDMIARRRGHIFMMCSTASITAYTNGGSYCISKFALLGMSRVLREELKPHDVKVTAILPGATLTASWEGTDLPEDRFLKADDVADSAWAAYALSKSAVIEEILIRPQLGDI; encoded by the coding sequence ATGAATCCATTAGTTGTTGTAACCGGAGGCTCAAAAGGCATTGGTCGTGCCATTGCCAACCGATTTATTACCGAGGGCTTTGATGCCGTCGTTTGTGCCCGCTCGGTAGAGAATGTAGAAGGGCCGGGCCTGTTGCCCTTTGCGGCCGATTTGTCTACCCGCGAAGGCGTCAATAGTCTGTTACAGTACATTCATTCCCTTCAACGACCCGTGGATGTGCTGGTCAATAATACCGGTGTGTTTCAGCCGGGGCAAATCCACAACGAAGCGGAAGGGACCTTTGAGCAACTTATGAGCACCAATGTGGCGAGTGCTTATCACCTGACACGGGGCTTGGTGGGCGACATGATCGCCCGTCGGCGGGGGCATATTTTCATGATGTGTTCAACCGCCAGCATAACAGCTTACACAAATGGGGGCTCTTACTGTATCTCTAAATTTGCCTTGCTGGGCATGAGCCGCGTTTTGCGCGAAGAATTAAAACCGCATGATGTGAAAGTGACGGCTATCCTGCCCGGTGCCACGCTAACCGCCAGCTGGGAGGGGACAGACTTACCCGAAGATCGTTTTTTGAAGGCAGATGACGTAGCCGACAGCGCCTGGGCGGCTTACGCTCTTTCTAAAAGTGCGGTCATTGAAGAGATACTGATTCGCCCTCAACTGGGCGATATTTAA
- a CDS encoding Thymidine kinase (PFAM: thymidine kinase~KEGG: hypothetical protein), with protein MFIEPSRRREPPHLRTGWIEVICGSMFSGKTEELIRRLTRAQIAKLNVKIVKPALDTRYHDENIVSHSSITISSVPVQTAGQILALAGNCDVVGIDEAQFFDQDITNVCTQLANQGKRVIVAGLDMDFAGKPFGCMPQLLSIAEYVTKVHAICVVCGDIAQYSYRLVPSKERVLLGETDSYEARCRRCFNLGNDAGRKEWAYEDIANDE; from the coding sequence ATGTTTATTGAACCCTCTCGTCGGCGCGAACCACCCCACCTTCGTACCGGATGGATAGAAGTGATATGTGGCTCGATGTTCTCTGGGAAAACGGAAGAATTAATTCGCAGGCTCACCCGCGCCCAGATAGCGAAACTGAATGTCAAAATCGTTAAACCCGCTCTCGACACTCGGTATCATGATGAAAATATCGTCTCGCATTCGTCGATCACGATTTCCTCTGTTCCCGTGCAAACAGCGGGCCAGATTTTAGCGTTAGCCGGGAATTGTGACGTAGTTGGTATTGATGAAGCCCAATTTTTTGATCAGGACATCACAAATGTGTGTACACAGTTGGCCAATCAGGGAAAGCGGGTTATCGTTGCCGGGCTGGATATGGATTTTGCCGGTAAGCCATTCGGGTGTATGCCTCAATTGCTCAGCATTGCTGAATACGTTACGAAAGTCCATGCCATTTGCGTAGTCTGTGGCGACATAGCCCAATACTCATACCGGCTGGTGCCCTCCAAAGAGCGTGTGTTGCTGGGCGAAACAGACAGTTACGAAGCCCGATGCCGACGATGTTTTAACCTTGGCAATGATGCGGGCCGGAAAGAGTGGGCTTACGAAGATATAGCGAATGATGAATGA
- a CDS encoding Transketolase central region (PFAM: Transketolase central region; Transketolase domain protein~KEGG: bid:Bind_1506 pyruvate dehydrogenase subunit beta) yields the protein MREIQFREALREAMTEEMRRDPKVYLMGEEVAEYNGAYKVSQGMLDEFGPERVIDTPIAELGFAGIGVGSAINGLRPIIEFMTFNFSLVAIDQVINSAAKVMSMSGGQYSCPIVFRGPTGNAGMLSSQHSQNFENWFANTSGLKVVVPSNPYDAKGLLKSCIRDNDPVIFMESELMYGDKGQVPEEEYLIPIGQANVVREGNDVTIVSFGKIMKVALAAADELAKNGVSAEVIDLRSVRPIDYATIINSVKKTNRCVIVEEAWPLAAISSELTYNIQRNAFDYLDAPVVRVNSMDLPLPYAPTLIEAILPNVKRTLQAVETVMYKK from the coding sequence ATGAGAGAAATACAATTCCGTGAAGCCCTGCGGGAGGCAATGACGGAAGAAATGCGCCGGGATCCGAAAGTTTATCTGATGGGCGAAGAAGTCGCTGAATACAACGGAGCTTACAAAGTCAGTCAGGGAATGCTGGATGAATTTGGGCCTGAACGGGTTATCGATACCCCCATTGCCGAGCTTGGTTTTGCCGGTATTGGCGTTGGTTCAGCCATCAATGGGCTACGGCCAATTATCGAGTTCATGACCTTCAACTTCTCGCTCGTGGCGATTGATCAGGTTATCAACTCAGCAGCCAAAGTTATGTCGATGTCGGGTGGTCAGTATTCCTGCCCCATCGTGTTCCGCGGCCCAACGGGTAATGCCGGGATGCTGTCGTCGCAGCACTCGCAGAACTTCGAAAACTGGTTCGCCAATACATCCGGTCTGAAAGTAGTGGTTCCGTCAAATCCATACGATGCGAAAGGACTGCTTAAGTCGTGTATCCGCGACAACGACCCCGTTATTTTTATGGAGTCGGAGTTGATGTATGGCGACAAAGGCCAGGTTCCTGAAGAAGAATACCTGATTCCCATTGGGCAGGCTAATGTTGTTCGGGAAGGAAACGACGTTACGATTGTATCGTTCGGTAAGATCATGAAAGTAGCGCTCGCGGCTGCCGATGAACTGGCCAAGAACGGCGTTTCGGCAGAAGTGATCGACTTGCGTTCGGTTCGTCCAATTGACTACGCAACCATCATCAACTCGGTTAAGAAAACAAACCGGTGTGTTATTGTTGAAGAAGCCTGGCCATTAGCCGCCATTTCCTCGGAGTTGACATACAACATTCAGCGGAACGCGTTCGATTACCTGGACGCACCCGTTGTTCGGGTCAACAGCATGGACTTGCCGTTGCCTTATGCCCCTACGCTCATCGAAGCTATTCTGCCGAACGTAAAGCGTACGCTGCAGGCGGTAGAAACGGTGATGTACAAGAAATAG